In Montipora capricornis isolate CH-2021 chromosome 4, ASM3666992v2, whole genome shotgun sequence, a single genomic region encodes these proteins:
- the LOC138045980 gene encoding uncharacterized protein isoform X1 codes for MDEFIFTLGDVVLAEWEDKLYYAKIQKIDRVCGKCTLIFDDDSVEECSFAKIHSVTETTAEIVCIICKDGTSLRPNEIVLCDKCGIGYHQHCHDPSIPATALEFDAPWMCAYCSIGAFCPYLENPFENKPTGKGVRKTKIHTLKPGETCISSGNSTEEEKDLPSRNSLKTSEISTLNMSSYFFSHIHQNDGSKPRGKPAFGGHKSKSTGDKRGRGIAKPAGRTGSRDRDQFADIGVNQQRKVSHHYQRHGSDDMSRHSGRYGSPVRRVGEDSEEKKSSPAEESRKFQLTEENKTSKVISHRRDAPREKQRLTQDLARQKRLLSEDIARAELLQREQLTKKITDMFDSKKEGLGTDKSEAEVNGAGNVSRDNVSREREKESGPSMYEKCYGNYSPEYSNEHANNSSTHDESSDADCKGTALDRESLFDRFLRKESGAQEIKNIEFVNESKVEVKGINLKDTSVVNVCAESEPCEANSVSDARPELEPLKFENVTDDELAFSDGDRETVVTENNNISPNEYKLNGGSSTFLKTFSSGENGLGSASNVKCNVMEATRELRDLSPKNDLNSEENVISNLKCESCECPSEDVDVNSEEKTCKGSEMCSKRGLEPDHSNIKSSKIARLMEEPDMQCEHSSKHSHDCASQNDQVCIHENGDVEEGDDVTSTNQSEKQSLQMENQIQETSVMGGVFERNAGKRRPEMKETRSSEQAQNNSCDAEQNPETVANESELSNNEGMSDAGELSETEACVFVNRGKVKKKKRRKTKGHKGVHQSGFGSLRRKTKSHKGRSVVKDAKTTKRIKHFDSESDYEALRGKSQERNEDIELTSSSHATGDQQRESGVTETNDHCEKDCETRSLSPSEDCLPEECLEEVVTIGTVVSDNCESSQETSVFSDSQQNTLEEDAKKELGKTERKIGKTKRKNEEKERERSTPPHLISQNRYARDLPRHNWLVERLRQQNKLCTEDGQQHARDSKDEESNEENPGDDEHEEGFCSSDKDTSMENRNSPKISSEKCEIIGDPSPKLPCGDENPASTETGDFENELHRSFFRCFPPNVPRTLPRLKSSMVDSSSGNDSKPQPPPLKHGLSSKESSGMEPVPKLRKIVDEKEALHETTEEKGEISVENTETTEPRPSGVEQPRKVMSPIEILDDDDEKKKHGQDVSETNEEKLQEKDQNSISKLNDTSQKDGEKSPMKSLPRSSPDKATLFTSPKKPFGTVNPTIPGNVKDKFGRPMDMPPHRAAILIPVVPMHDGSGMPISPALSSASPHMKGFSPRTFTPHLLTHGARPVPVSGMFGSPLSPGGRYSATNCGHHIHGNMKAGIPCKRDLNCPFHGNGPRGVPPGILDIPGHHGSIHTFGGHGHDHMSAVMSRERRERDKNSCRSPLGREALGDKQVLQTPKVVKPIAHVPGKRPPLMLSHLQQIGKQPASLRELEALYEEKSQRYGSELLLSPHQPRKSPERSPREQVVPSRSLHQPLTLSDLNRRREEELLKGKVDEGLKTKSVEFLPSGLAPTPRGPSKLTTPPHSKDLSLLSPGRGHRSASISPVDKRDQIFSLRRLVEEREPAAAIMNEFLKPGPPLLRPLDEADVRQSSERQRGEEVLLTRRHVSPFSRVPSTKEAVIHPVKISEGVEIVSPRGLERLGQAGIVERDEEKGGPKSSIGNSSTMNPGVRLLEDKRKQIEEARPSSGRDEQRSRERVSPDMDHRLRLEQAAEPKARSRSLELVQLKEKESKKGLGDKDTVRISGSERERSDDIVLLMSADGNKRSRIPTELSPPLRHKLYQDRAFVPPGVAGRIDPRMDPRMFAFHELEMHRRGEAIRASEPSHRELLSRMASSLPISKGGSPIGKPLFVRPDGFFDRRAPEAGRLSSDVHRYSPPTSLSSREYGPMMNSRQAMERLAAAAGKPGSLLGEVGKDIPPHIRQDIERERERERQRLSLEQIEANRRLLHAELKDKVNPLVFSKEHQIRMEQRREHMDAMRAREKRISDRERQLFMEQRIAEEKKRRYSELESRVMRHPSHPQFGHVTDRDEYERAKRLKLAEPPISSPVSIQHSKHLSPGALHSERKEPRLSSPKNNLTHSQFRDKTSEATDSRISHPRENELIRKATNSGKLERDSIWHRSRELAVLAQGGMEHKRSNMHPSASFHGFMPPKVGPLISQREEVKGAGAKVDEDGVNRCSVCKRDASFLCSGCQAAWYCSTECQLSAWGTHSRECSQNKRQQQPVSNPLYSANTH; via the exons ggTATCATCAACATTGCCACGATCCAAGTATTCCCGCTACAGCCTTAGAATTTGATGCTCCGTGGATGTGTGCTTATTGTTCCATTGGAGCATTTTGCCCTTATCTGGAAAACCCGTTTGAGAACAAACCAACTGGAAAAGGCGTTCGAAAGACGAAAATCCACACG cTCAAGCCAGGGGAAACGTGTATAAGTTCAGGAAATTCaacagaagaagaaaaggatttgCCTTCAAGAAACAGCTTGAAGACGAGTGAAATATCGACGCTTAATATGTCTAGTTACTTCTTTTCGCACATTCACCAAAACGACGGATCCAAGCCGCGAGGAAAACCAGCTTTTGGTGGGCACAAATCGAAATCGACTGGAGATAAACGTGGACGAGGAATAGCAAAACCCGCGGGTCGGACGGGTTCGCGGGATCGAGACCAGTTTGCAGATATTGGCGTCAACCAACAGCGCAAAGTCTCGCATCATTATCAGCGGCATGGCAGCGACGACATGTCACGCCATTCGGGGCGTTACGGATCCCCTGTGCGGCGAGTAGGGGAAGATTCTGAAGAGAAAAAGTCATCTCCGGCTGAAGAGTCGAGAAAATTTCAACTTACGGAGGAAAATAAAACGTCTAAAGTTATTTCACACAGGCGAGACGCGCCACGAGAAAAGCAAAGACTCACGCAGGATTTAGCGCGTCAAAAACGATTGTTGAGTGAGGATATCGCTCGTGCGGAACTTTTGCAGCGCGAGCAACTGACGAAAAAAATTACTGATATGTTCGATAGCAAGAAAGAAGGCCTTGGTACGGACAAATCGGAGGCTGAAGTGAACGGAGCGGGAAATGTATCCAGGGATAACGTTAGTCGCGAGCGGGAAAAGGAGAGCGGCCCGTCGATGTACGAGAAATGTTATGGCAACTATTCCCCTGAATATAGCAATGAACATGCAAATAATTCGTCGACACACGACGAGAGTAGTGATGCGGATTGCAAAGGAACCGCTCTCGACAGAGAATCTCTATTTGATCGATTCTTGCGCAAAGAATCTGGCGctcaagaaataaaaaatattgaatttgTCAACGAAAGCAAAGTTGAGGTCAAGGGAATAAATTTGAAAGATACTTCCGTAGTGAATGTTTGTGCTGAAAGTGAACCATGCGAGGCTAATAGTGTGTCAGATGCAAGGCCGGAACTGGAACCCTTGAAGTTTGAGAATGTTACAGATGACGAGCTAGCGTTTAGTGATGGCGACAGGGAAACAGTTGtcacagaaaacaataacatCTCCCCAAATGAATATAAACTAAATGGAGGAAGCTCAACATTTTTAAAGACGTTTAGCTCAGGGGAAAATGGACTGGGTTCTGCTTCGAATGTGAAGTGTAATGTTATGGAAGCAACTCGTGAGTTAAGAGATTTATCGCCAAAAAATGATTTGAATTCTGAGGAAAACGTGATTTCCAATCTTAAATGCGAGTCTTGTGAGTGTCCCAGTGAAGATGTCGATGTAAATAGCGAGGAAAAGACATGTAAAGGAAGTGAGATGTGCAGCAAGAGAGGCCTAGAACCAGATCACAGTAATATCAAAAGTTCAAAAATTGCGCGGCTGATGGAAGAGCCCGACATGCAGTGCGAGCATTCAAGTAAACACAGTCATGACTGTGCGTCACAAAACGATCAAGTCTGTATTCACGAAAACGGTGATGTTGAGGAAGGTGACGATGTGACATCAACAAACCAGAGTGAAAAACAATCTTTGCAAATGGAAAATCAAATCCAAGAGACTTCTGTTATGGGTGGTGTTTTTGAAAGAAACGCTGGCAAGAGGAGACCTGAAATGAAAGAAACCCGTTCATCTGAACAAGCTCAAAATAATTCCTGTGATGCGGAACAAAACCCAGAGACTGTGGCTAATGAATCGGAACTGTCTAACAATGAAGGCATGTCGGATGCTGGAGAACTCAGTGAGACTGAAGCTTGTGTGTTTGTGAACCGGGGAaaagtaaagaagaagaagcgAAGGAAAACGAAAGGGCATAAAGGCGTCCATCAATCGGGTTTTGGCAGCCTGCGGCGGAAAACGAAAAGTCATAAGGGTCGTTCGGTTGTTAAGGATGCGAAAACAACGAAGCGAATCAAACATTTTGATTCGGAGAGTGATTACGAGGCATTACGTGGAAAGAGTCAAGAGCGGAATGAAGACATTGAGTTGACCTCTTCGAGTCACGCAACCGGAGATCAACAGAGAGAGAGCGGTGTTACAGAAACAAATGATCACTGTGAAAAGGACTGCGAAACACGCTCGCTGTCACCCTCTGAAGATTGTCTTCCTGAAGAATGCTTGGAAGAGGTTGTTACTATCGGAACTGTGGTATCCGATAACTGCGAGAGCAGCCAGGAGACCAGCGTGTTTTCCGACTCGCAACAAAACACTCTGGAAGAAGATGCTAAGAAGGAGCTGGGAAAGACTGAGAGAAAGATCGGGAAAACCAAAcggaaaaatgaagaaaaggaGAGAGAGAGATCCACGCCGCCTCATTTGATCAGTCAGAACCGGTACGCGCGAGATCTCCCGAGACACAACTGGCTCGTGGAAAGGCTCcgacaacaaaacaaattatgCACGGAGGACGGGCAGCAACACGCGCGGGACTCCAAAGACGAGGAAAGTAACGAAGAAAATCCCGGGGATGACGAACACGAAGAAGGTTTTTGTTCTAGTGACAAAGACACCTCAATGGAAAACAGAAACTCTCCGAAAATATCGTCTGAAAAATGTGAAATTATCGGCGACCCCTCTCCAAAACTGCCCTGTGGAGATGAAAATCCGGCGAGTACTGAAACAGGTGATTTTGAGAACGAACTTCACCGAAGTTTTTTTCGGTGTTTTCCGCCCAATGTGCCTCGAACATTGCCTCGATTAAAGTCTTCGATGGTTGACTCGAGCAGTGGGAATGATAGCAAACCACAACCGCCACCTCTGAAGCATGGGCTATCATCAAAGGAGTCTTCCGGGATGGAGCCTGTTCCCAAGCTAAGGAAGATCGTAGATGAAAAGGAAGCATTACATGAAACAACCGAAGAGAAAGGAGAAATCAGTGTAGAGAACACCGAAACTACAGAGCCACGCCCTAGTGGTGTGGAACAACCTCGGAAAGTAATGAGCCCTATCGAGATCTTAGATGACGACGACGAGAAGAAGAAACATGGTCAAGATGTATCGGAGACAAACGAAGAAAAATTACAGGAGAAAGATCAAAATTCCATCTCAAAACTTAATGACACGAGCCAAAAAGACGGAGAAAAATCACCCATGAAGTCGCTTCCACGATCCTCTCCTGACAAAGCCACGCTTTTCACCTCTCCCAAGAAGCCTTTCGGTACTGTAAATCCCACAATTCCAGGCAACGTCAAGGATAAATTCGGCCGGCCAATGGACATGCCGCCACACCGTGCCGCTATCTTAATTCCTGTGGTGCCGATGCATGATGGGAGCGGAATGCCCATCTCGCCTGCTCTCAGTTCTGCATCTCCTCACATGAAAGGCTTTTCACCCAGGACTTTCACTCCTCATCTACTTACTCACGGTGCTCGCCCAGTGCCTGTTTCAGGAATGTTTGGAAGTCCACTGTCCCCTGGAGGACGTTACTCTGCAACTAACTGTGGACATCATATACACGGTAATATGAAGGCAGGGATACCTTGCAAACGAGACCTAAACTGCCCTTTTCATGGAAACGGCCCAAGGGGTGTCCCACCGGGGATCCTAGATATCCCAGGCCATCATGGTTCAATACACACCTTTGGTGGTCATGGTCACGATCACATGTCTGCAGTTATGTCACGCGAGAGACGCGAGCGTGACAAGAATTCGTGTCGATCTCCACTCGGTAGAGAAGCACTTGGAGACAAACAAGTCCTCCAAACACCCAAAGTAGTCAAACCTATCGCGCACGTGCCAGGAAAGCGACCACCTCTGATGCTGTCGCATCTTCAGCAAATAGGAAAGCAACCGGCTTCACTGAGGGAATTGGAAGCCCTTTACGAGGAGAAATCACAACGCTATGGCTCAGAACTTTTACTTTCACCTCATCAACCTCGAAAGTCTCCAGAGAGGTCCCCACGGGAACAAGTCGTGCCTAGCAGGTCTCTACATCAGCCGCTGACGTTGTCAGATCTGAACCGTCGTAGAGAAGAAGAATTGTTGAAAGGAAAGGTTGATGAAGGGTTGAAGACCAAGTCTGTTGAATTCCTTCCTTCTGGTCTCGCTCCAACTCCCCGCGGACCGTCCAAACTGACAACCCCGCCTCATTCCAAGGATCTGAGCTTGCTTTCTCCTGGAAGGGGACACCGATCGGCTTCAATCTCTCCTGTGGATAAGAGAGATCAGATTTTTTCATTACGTCGTCTTGTTGAAGAACGAGAACCTGCTGCTGCTATTATGAACGAGTTTCTCAAGCCTGGGCCCCCTCTGTTGCGACCATTAGATGAAGCAGATGTGAGGCAGTCCTCTGAGAGACAGAGAGGGGAGGAAGTTCTGCTCACTCGACGACATGTCTCGCCATTCTCCCGAGTGCCTTCGACCAAGGAAGCTGTCATACACCCTGTGAAGATTTCGGAAGGAGTGGAAATTGTCAGCCCGCGAGGCTTAGAGCGTTTAGGACAGGCAGGGATCGTGGAGAGGGACGAAGAAAAAGGTGGTCCGAAGTCGTCCATCGGAAATTCCAGTACTATGAACCCAGGTGTTCGACTTCTTGAAGATAAAAGGAAGCAAATCGAGGAAGCGAGACCAAGTAGTGGTCGAGACGAACAACGCAGCAGAGAACGTGTTAGCCCAGATATGGATCACAGACTTCGTCTCGAACAAGCCGCGGAACCAAAGGCGAGAAGCCGAAGTTTAGAGCTTGTTCAGCTTAAGGAAAAAGAATCCAAAAAGGGACTTGGAGACAAAGACACTGTCCGGATTTCGGGCTCTGAAAGAGAACGCTCGGATGATATAGTGCTGCTAATGTCCGCCGACGGAAACAAGAGATCAAGGATTCCAACTGAGTTGTCTCCGCCACTGCGCCATAAGCTCTATCAGGATAGAGCTTTTGTCCCGCCCGGAGTTGCCGGTAGGATAGATCCTCGCATGGACCCACGAATGTTCGCCTTCCACGAGTTAGAGATGCACAGACGAGGAGAAGCTATTCGCGCATCTGAACCGTCGCATCGCGAGCTGCTGAGCCGAATGGCGTCATCCTTGCCTATAAGTAAAGGAGGCTCGCCGATTGGAAAACCACTCTTCGTCCGACCCGATGGTTTTTTTGATAGACGGGCGCCCGAGGCCGGCCGATTGTCGTCCGATGTTCACAGGTATTCTCCTCCAACGTCTCTTTCCTCCCGAGAGTATGGTCCTATGATGAATTCACGACAAGCTATGGAACGATTAGCGGCTGCAGCTGGTAAACCCGGCAGTCTGTTGGGAGAGGTTGGCAAGGACATTCCACCACACATTAGACAG GATATCGAACGCGAGCGAGAGAGGGAAAGGCAGAGATTAAGCTTAGAACAGATAGAAGCTAACAGAAGACTTCTTCATGCGGAACTCAAAGACAAAGTGAACCCACTTGTGTTTAGCAAAGAACATCAGATCAGAATGGAGCAAAGGCGAGAGCACATGGATGCAATGAGAGCTAGAGAAAAAAGGATAAGCGACCGCGAACGGCAGTTATTCATGGAACAACGAATCGCGGAAGAGAAAAAACGGCGATACAGCGAACTGGAGTCGCGCGTCATGCGTCATCCGTCGCATCCTCAGTTTGGTCACGTGACAGATCGCGATGAGTACGAGAGAGCGAAAAGGCTAAAACTTGCCGAGCCACCGATTTCGTCGCCTGTTTCCATTCAACACTCAAAGCATTTAAGTCCCGGTGCATTGCACTCGGAGAGAAAGGAGCCGCGGCTGTCGAgtcctaaaaataacttgactCATTCACAGTTTAGAGATAAAACAAGCGAAGCTACCGATTCAAGAATCAGTCATCCAAGGGAGAACGAACTGATTCGAAAGGCAACAAATAGCGGTAAACTGGAACGAGACTCTATCTGGCACCGTAGTCGCGAATTGGCTGTCCTAGCACAAGGGGGAATGGAGCACAAAAGGTCAAACATGCACCCTAGCGCTTCGTTTCACGGGTTCATGCCCCCTAAAGTTGGACCGCTGATTTCCCAGCGGGAGGAAGTTAAGGGAGCCGGTGCCAAAGTGGATGAGGATGGAGTCAATCGCTGTTCCGTTTGCAAGCGTGATGCCTCTTTCCTTTGTTCTGGGTGTCAGGCGGCCTGGTACTGCAGCACGGAATGTCAG CTGTCAGCCTGGGGAACACATAGCAGAGAATGTAGTCAGAATAAACGACAGCAGCAGCCAGTTTCCAACCCCCTGTACTCGGCAAACACACATTGA